In Halanaeroarchaeum sp. HSR-CO, one DNA window encodes the following:
- a CDS encoding 50S ribosomal protein L23 — MTDIIDYPLVTEKAMNDMDFQNKLQFVVDIDATKPEIRDEVESSYEVTVDDVNTMITMKGLKKAIVTLSEEDDAQDVASRIGVF, encoded by the coding sequence ATGACGGATATCATCGACTACCCGCTGGTCACCGAGAAGGCCATGAACGACATGGACTTCCAGAACAAGCTCCAGTTCGTCGTGGATATCGACGCCACGAAGCCCGAGATTCGCGACGAGGTCGAGTCCAGTTACGAGGTCACGGTCGACGACGTGAACACGATGATCACGATGAAGGGCCTGAAGAAGGCGATCGTGACACTCTCTGAAGAGGACGACGCACAGGACGTCGCCTCCAGAATCGGGGTGTTCTGA
- the rpl4p gene encoding 50S ribosomal protein L4, translating into MQATVRDLDGDESGSTELPSVFETPVRPDLIRRAVLAAQANRKQDYGADEFAGMRTPAESPGSGRGMAHVPRVNGRAARVPQAVGGRKAHPPKAEKDQTLSVNTKERKSAVRSAIAATADADRVADRGHRFDEDVELPLVVDDAFEDLVKTKDVVALLEDLGVAEDIERADDGSSIRSGQGKLRGRKYRTPKSILFVTSSESGPSKAARNLAGADVATGAEVNAEDLAPGAAPGRLTIWTESALAEVAER; encoded by the coding sequence ATGCAGGCAACAGTACGAGACCTGGACGGCGACGAATCCGGCAGTACGGAGCTGCCGTCGGTGTTCGAGACACCGGTACGCCCCGACCTCATCCGTCGGGCCGTCCTCGCCGCCCAGGCCAACCGAAAACAGGACTACGGTGCCGACGAGTTCGCTGGGATGCGAACGCCGGCCGAGTCACCCGGGAGTGGTCGCGGTATGGCCCACGTTCCCCGCGTGAACGGACGGGCCGCTCGCGTCCCGCAGGCCGTCGGCGGCCGCAAGGCACACCCGCCGAAGGCCGAGAAGGACCAGACTCTCTCCGTCAACACGAAAGAGCGGAAATCGGCCGTCCGCAGCGCCATCGCGGCGACTGCCGACGCCGACCGCGTGGCCGACCGTGGCCACCGCTTCGACGAGGACGTCGAACTGCCGCTCGTGGTCGACGACGCGTTCGAAGACCTCGTGAAGACGAAGGACGTCGTCGCGCTGCTCGAGGACCTCGGCGTCGCCGAGGACATCGAGCGTGCCGACGACGGCTCGTCCATCCGTTCCGGCCAGGGCAAACTTCGCGGCCGCAAGTACCGCACACCGAAATCGATCCTCTTCGTGACCTCCAGCGAGTCCGGTCCGTCGAAGGCCGCCCGCAATCTCGCGGGTGCCGACGTCGCCACCGGCGCCGAGGTGAACGCAGAGGACCTCGCACCCGGCGCGGCGCCGGGTCGACTGACCATCTGGACCGAGAGCGCCCTCGCGGAGGTGGCCGAGCGATGA
- a CDS encoding 50S ribosomal protein L3, translating to MPQPNRPRKGSMGFSPRKRAATEVPRFNTWPDDDGQVGLQGFAGFKAGMSHVVMVDDQANSPSEGMEQSVPVTVVEVPPMRAAAVRAYEDTPYGRKPLTEVWAEDLDEDLDRALSVPDGDQSENREALTEALEAGRVADVRVISHTVPRAVPSVPKKRPDIMENRVGGGTIDERVEFALDLIDEDGSYEFGDVFRAGEFLDVAGVTKGKGTQGPVKRWGVQKRKGKHARQGWRRRIGNLGPWNPSRVRSTVPQQGQTGYHQRTELNKRLIDFGNEDDVTVAGGFPNYGEVEADYALVKGSLPGPEGRLVRFRPAVRPSESPRLDPEVRYVSTATNQG from the coding sequence ATGCCACAACCAAACCGACCACGCAAAGGCTCGATGGGGTTCAGCCCCCGCAAGCGCGCGGCCACCGAAGTGCCGCGCTTCAACACGTGGCCCGACGACGACGGGCAGGTCGGTCTGCAGGGATTCGCCGGCTTCAAGGCCGGGATGTCCCACGTCGTCATGGTCGACGACCAGGCCAACTCGCCGTCAGAAGGGATGGAGCAGTCCGTCCCCGTCACCGTCGTCGAGGTGCCGCCCATGCGGGCGGCCGCCGTTCGCGCGTACGAAGACACGCCGTACGGTCGCAAGCCACTGACTGAAGTGTGGGCCGAGGACCTCGACGAGGACCTCGACCGCGCGCTCTCCGTCCCCGACGGGGACCAGAGCGAGAATCGAGAAGCACTGACCGAGGCGCTCGAAGCCGGGAGGGTCGCGGATGTCCGCGTCATCTCCCACACGGTACCACGTGCCGTTCCGAGCGTCCCAAAGAAACGCCCCGACATCATGGAGAACCGCGTCGGCGGCGGCACCATCGACGAACGCGTCGAATTCGCCCTCGACCTCATCGACGAGGACGGCTCCTACGAGTTCGGCGACGTCTTCCGCGCCGGGGAGTTCCTCGACGTGGCTGGCGTCACGAAGGGCAAAGGCACCCAGGGCCCCGTCAAGCGCTGGGGCGTTCAGAAGCGCAAGGGCAAACACGCCCGCCAAGGCTGGCGGCGCCGCATCGGGAACCTCGGCCCGTGGAACCCGAGCCGCGTTCGCTCGACGGTTCCACAGCAGGGCCAGACCGGCTACCACCAGCGCACGGAACTCAACAAACGTCTCATCGACTTCGGCAACGAAGACGACGTCACCGTCGCTGGTGGCTTCCCCAACTACGGGGAGGTCGAGGCCGACTACGCGCTCGTCAAGGGCTCGTTGCCGGGCCCCGAAGGCCGCCTCGTCCGGTTCCGACCGGCCGTTCGGCCGAGCGAATCGCCGCGCCTCGACCCAGAGGTGCGCTACGTGAGTACCGCAACCAACCAGGGATAA